CTGACCGCCGACGACCGGCTCGCTCGCGACCACCGCCTGCATGCCGCCCGCGGGCATCTGCTGGAAATGCTCGGCGACCACGACGCCGCCAAATCGTCCTTCCAGACCGCGGCGGACCTGACGACCAATCTCGCCCTGCGCCGCTATCTCCGCACCCAGGCCGCGCGGGTCAGCGAACCGTAGGTCGCCGCGCGCAACACCCATTCGATCGGTCCGTAATGGTGACGCCGCAACCACCAGGCACTGATACGCAGTTGCGCGAGATAGGTCAGTACAGCGAGCAGCACGACGCCGGCGGGCGGAATGCAATCGGCCAGCGCGAGCCCGTATCCGGTGTAGAGCAGCATCATGATCACCGATTGGCCGATGTAATTCGACGCCGTCATACGCCCCGCCGGAGCGAGCAATGCCACCGGGCCCGCCCACCGGTACCTGGTCAGCCAGACGATGACAGCAGAATAACCAAGTGTCAGAAACGGATTGGCGAATTCCTGCACGCCATACCAGAACGCCGGCAACGCGGGATGCACCGTCTGCACGATTACAGTGAGGTGATCTCATCAACTTCGGTGTGTGCTTGAGGGATTCGGGCATTCGGGAGTTTCGGGACTTGCCCGGACACAGGCGTGGAGTCCCAGGTAGACCGGTTTTCTCCCACAGAATTCCGATGCCTGAAGGACTCCACGTGATCGCCTATCGTGCCATGCTCGACGTGTCCCGGGAGCTGGTCTGCCATGTTTCCCGGTTGCTGGCCGCCCAACGGCGAGCCCGGGGCACCCGCCGCGGTGCCCGGGCGCTGACACCGTTTCGGCAGGCGATGTTCGTGCTGGCCTGGTTCCGTAAACGCGAGGACATCGCGGTGCTGGGCGCAGGTTTCGGTATCAGCCGCTCGACCGCCTGCGGCTCCGACCGCGCGAACCGGACCCCGATCCGCGTCATCAACGAATCCAACTCGGCCACAACACGATCCAACACCACACAACAGATCTACCAGCACCAACTCACATAGGTGTCGTTGCAGTACTAAGCCACTGACAACCCGCCTGACTGCCTGTCCGCTGCAACGCGTCGGTCCTCGAGTCGTTTGCGGCGTGTCAGCCTGGGTCGGCGATTCGTGACATTCGGTCGGGCTCTTCCACATTGGTGAAGGTCATGACCTGCCGTTCGTCCCATTCCGTTGCCGCGATCGGCGACTTGCCGACGTCGAGTTCCTCCACGTCGGCAAACGTCATAGCGGCCACATCGGCGGGGTCCGGTGTGGATGCCTGCGGTTCCTTGTCTGTGCGAGGGGCCGCCGGTTCGCCGAGCAGCGCCGCTCGGATATCGGGAGGGAGATCGTCGAGGTTCATCCGGGATGCCCTTCTGACTTGACCATCGGGCCCGAATCCGTTGTCAGTTACTTGCGGGCCAGCCCGGGTACTGATCGAGCGTGGGCGCGGGTACATCGGACTCGGTGTGGTAGTCGCGGTTCCGCAATTCCGGCGGCACCGGATTGTCGGGACGGTTGGTGCAAACGTTCGGTTTCTCTGGGGAATCAGTTCCCGAGAGCGTCATCTTCGCGTCGATGATCTTCCATTCGCCGAACACGTTCGTGGTCGGATACCGTGCCGGACCCTCGCCTGCGGAGAGGCGGATCTGCTTTCCGGTCGGTGGCTGTTGCAGGGTGAGGCGGACCGTGCGACCCGTACCTGGATTTTGGGACGGGGATCCAGCATTCACGAAAGGAT
This sequence is a window from Nocardia yunnanensis. Protein-coding genes within it:
- a CDS encoding DUF418 domain-containing protein, giving the protein MQTVHPALPAFWYGVQEFANPFLTLGYSAVIVWLTRYRWAGPVALLAPAGRMTASNYIGQSVIMMLLYTGYGLALADCIPPAGVVLLAVLTYLAQLRISAWWLRRHHYGPIEWVLRAATYGSLTRAAWVRR